From Streptomyces cyaneogriseus subsp. noncyanogenus, the proteins below share one genomic window:
- a CDS encoding carbohydrate ABC transporter permease codes for MTAVVDRPPVKEPREPGRWAAPPRPVWEEEPRKAGLAAKGVVLFFACFAILFPLWIVIVTSLSSKKTIDEAGGLVMIPRDLTFVAYQELLSGGQVQRAALVSIGVTVVGTLFSMAVSVLCAYGLSRSGSLGHRWILMTLLATMFFGAGLIPTYLLVQALGLTDTYLALILPSAVSVFNILVLRAFFMGISSELIDSARIDGAGDWRILWTIVMPLSRAVLAVIALFYAVGYWSAWFNASIYLTDQDMMPLQNVMIQLVQKQERPVGLSAQINTGQISALAIQMAVMVMALLPVAVLSPFVQRHFKKGMLTGAVKG; via the coding sequence GTGACCGCCGTCGTCGACCGACCGCCGGTGAAGGAGCCGCGCGAACCGGGCCGCTGGGCCGCCCCGCCCCGCCCGGTGTGGGAGGAGGAGCCCCGCAAGGCCGGGCTCGCCGCCAAGGGCGTCGTGCTCTTCTTCGCCTGCTTCGCGATCCTGTTCCCGCTGTGGATCGTCATCGTCACCAGCCTGTCGTCGAAGAAGACCATCGACGAGGCCGGCGGCCTGGTGATGATCCCCAGGGACCTCACCTTCGTCGCCTACCAGGAGCTGCTCAGCGGCGGCCAGGTGCAGCGCGCGGCGCTGGTCAGCATCGGCGTCACCGTCGTCGGCACGCTGTTCAGCATGGCCGTCTCGGTGCTGTGCGCCTACGGCCTGTCCCGCTCCGGCTCGCTGGGCCACCGCTGGATCCTGATGACGCTGCTCGCGACGATGTTCTTCGGCGCGGGCCTGATCCCGACCTATCTGCTGGTGCAGGCGCTCGGCCTGACCGACACCTATCTGGCGCTGATCCTGCCGAGCGCGGTGAGCGTCTTCAACATCCTCGTCCTGCGGGCGTTCTTCATGGGCATCTCGTCCGAACTGATCGACAGCGCCCGCATCGACGGCGCCGGCGACTGGCGCATCCTGTGGACGATCGTGATGCCGCTGTCCAGGGCCGTGCTCGCCGTCATCGCCCTGTTCTACGCCGTCGGCTACTGGAGCGCCTGGTTCAACGCGTCGATCTACCTGACCGACCAGGACATGATGCCGCTGCAGAACGTGATGATCCAGCTCGTGCAGAAGCAGGAGCGGCCGGTCGGCCTGTCCGCCCAGATCAACACCGGGCAGATCTCCGCGCTCGCCATCCAGATGGCCGTGATGGTGATGGCCCTGCTGCCCGTCGCGGTGCTGTCGCCCTTCGTCCAGCGCCACTTCAAGAAGGGCATGCTCACCGGCGCCGTCAAGGGCTGA
- a CDS encoding beta-galactosidase — translation MPNLSDVTRGRLLYGGDYNPEQWPEETWHEDVRLMKDAGVNSVTLGVFSWSKLEPRPGERDFGWLDRLMDLMHGNGIGVVLATPTASPPPWLGRLHPDTLPRDEDGRIEWWGGRQHFSHSSATYRRHAAAITEDLAARYATHPALTLWHINNEYCTYDHGDEAATRFRAWLRARYGTLEALNTAWGTVFWSQGYGDWEEVMPPRRAHYLKNPAQVLDFRRFTSDMLLECYAAERDIVRRHTPHVPVTTNFMPLWFGQDAWRWAEEEDVVSVDLYPDPRDPLGAQHGALVQDMTRSQARGPWMLMEQAAGPVNWRGVNHPKPRGLNRLWSLQAVARGADAVCYFQWRQSRQGAEKFHSGMIGHAGEEGRTFQEVKRLGADLGTLAPQVSGRPVDASVAILHDWHSWWAGAQEAHPSRRVEYPEILRAWHRALWEANLPTDFAHPEHDLSRYRVVVVPQLYLLTDAAIANLLAHVRRGATLVCGFLTGVADEDDRIRPGGMDARLRALFGIRTLHEWWPLEAGESADCGDWRGTLWSEEIEPDGTADETLPYRGGELDGLPAVLRKGRAWYLSTLPEPEALRTLLARAAAEAGVRPVLDGLPAGVEAVRRGEVLFLLNHGRDPVTVQVPGTHRDLLTGETVTGRVTLGRRGVAVLAS, via the coding sequence ATGCCGAACCTCAGCGACGTCACCCGCGGCCGCCTTCTCTACGGCGGCGACTACAACCCCGAGCAGTGGCCCGAGGAGACCTGGCACGAGGACGTCCGGCTGATGAAGGACGCCGGCGTCAACTCCGTGACCCTCGGCGTCTTCTCCTGGTCGAAGCTGGAACCGCGTCCCGGCGAGCGGGACTTCGGCTGGCTGGATCGCCTGATGGACCTGATGCACGGCAACGGCATCGGCGTCGTCCTCGCCACCCCCACCGCCTCGCCCCCGCCGTGGCTCGGCCGCCTCCACCCCGACACCCTGCCCCGCGACGAGGACGGCCGCATCGAGTGGTGGGGCGGCCGGCAGCACTTCTCCCACTCCAGCGCCACCTACCGCCGCCACGCCGCCGCCATCACCGAGGACCTGGCCGCCCGCTACGCGACCCACCCCGCCCTCACCCTGTGGCACATCAACAACGAGTACTGCACCTACGACCACGGCGACGAGGCAGCCACCCGCTTCCGCGCCTGGCTCCGGGCCCGGTACGGCACCCTGGAGGCCCTCAACACCGCGTGGGGCACCGTCTTCTGGAGCCAGGGCTACGGCGACTGGGAGGAGGTCATGCCGCCCCGCCGCGCCCATTACCTGAAGAACCCCGCCCAGGTGCTGGACTTCCGGCGCTTCACCTCCGACATGCTCCTGGAGTGCTACGCCGCCGAGCGGGACATCGTCCGCCGCCACACCCCGCACGTGCCGGTCACCACCAACTTCATGCCGCTGTGGTTCGGCCAGGACGCCTGGCGCTGGGCCGAGGAGGAGGACGTCGTCTCCGTCGACCTCTACCCCGACCCGCGCGACCCGCTCGGCGCCCAGCACGGCGCGCTGGTCCAGGACATGACCCGCTCCCAGGCCCGCGGCCCGTGGATGCTCATGGAGCAGGCGGCCGGGCCGGTCAACTGGCGCGGGGTGAACCACCCCAAGCCGCGCGGCCTCAACCGCCTGTGGTCCCTGCAGGCCGTGGCCCGCGGCGCGGACGCCGTCTGCTACTTCCAGTGGCGCCAGTCCCGGCAGGGCGCGGAGAAGTTCCACTCCGGCATGATCGGCCACGCGGGGGAGGAGGGCCGTACCTTCCAGGAGGTCAAGCGGCTCGGCGCCGACCTGGGCACCCTCGCCCCGCAGGTGTCCGGCCGCCCCGTGGACGCCTCCGTGGCGATCCTGCACGACTGGCACTCGTGGTGGGCCGGCGCCCAGGAGGCCCACCCCTCCCGGCGGGTGGAGTACCCGGAGATCCTGCGGGCTTGGCACCGCGCCCTGTGGGAGGCGAACCTGCCCACCGACTTCGCCCACCCCGAGCACGACCTGTCCCGGTACCGGGTCGTCGTCGTCCCGCAGCTCTACCTCCTCACCGACGCCGCGATCGCCAACCTCCTCGCCCACGTCCGCCGCGGCGCCACCCTCGTCTGCGGCTTCCTGACCGGCGTCGCCGACGAGGACGACCGCATACGCCCCGGCGGCATGGACGCCCGGCTGCGCGCCCTGTTCGGCATCCGCACCCTGCACGAGTGGTGGCCGCTGGAGGCCGGGGAGAGCGCCGACTGCGGCGACTGGCGCGGCACCCTGTGGTCGGAGGAGATCGAGCCCGACGGCACCGCCGACGAGACCCTCCCCTACCGGGGCGGCGAACTCGACGGACTCCCCGCCGTCCTGCGCAAGGGCCGCGCCTGGTACCTCTCCACGCTCCCCGAGCCCGAGGCGCTGCGGACCCTGCTCGCCCGCGCCGCCGCCGAGGCGGGCGTCCGCCCGGTGCTCGACGGGCTGCCGGCCGGTGTGGAGGCCGTCCGCCGCGGCGAGGTGCTGTTCCTCCTCAACCACGGCCGCGACCCGGTCACCGTCCAGGTGCCCGGCACCCACCGCGACCTGCTGACCGGCGAGACCGTCACCGGCCGGGTCACCCTCGGCCGCCGCGGCGTGGCGGTGCTCGCCTCATGA
- a CDS encoding sialidase family protein, with the protein MHASRLSRRAVLAGTAATAALTAVPLSAGHARAAEGAAPAATAYRWRNVVIGGTGFVTGVLFHPSVRGLAYARTDIGGAYRWDRRAARWVPLLDHLGWDDWNLLGVEAMAVDPAHPDRLYLALGTYAQPWAGNGAVLRSADRGATWQRTDLAVKLGANEDGRGAGERLLVDPRDSDTLWLGTRHDGLLKSTDRGATWAPATGFPPAPTATGQGVTLLVAAGRAVYAGWGDGGGTAPNLFRTLDGTTWSPVPGQPGGAFAKVPIRAAYDRHTRELYVTYADAPGPNGQTDGSVHKLATGTGTWTDVTPARPDGSADTFGYGGVAVDARRPGTVVVSTNNRWAAVDTLYRTTDGGRTWTSLKDRAVLDVSETPYLAWGEDRPKFGWWIQALAVDPYDSRHVVYGTGATLYGTRDLTHWAPEIRGLEETSVTQLVSPPTGPAHLLSGSRDIGVMYHERLTASPSRGMATNPVSGSATGLAQAARRPAYVVRAGWGDHGNGARSTDGGRTWTPFATQPAIAEDAPGPIAANADGSVLLWSFVHWDGTKHAAHRSEDDGTTWQEVPTFPKGATPVADPADPARFYAYDTGTGTLYASTDGGLTFTARASGLPAGDGQYELVAAPGRSGDLWLSTKENGLYRSTDGGAAFRGITSCRACHTLGFGKAADGAAYPALYQVGSVQPGLIAVYRSDDEARSWTRINDDAHQWGWTGETITGDPRVHGRVYLATNGRGIQYGEPV; encoded by the coding sequence ATGCACGCGTCCCGCCTGAGCCGCCGTGCCGTTCTCGCCGGGACCGCGGCGACCGCCGCGCTCACCGCCGTCCCGCTGTCCGCCGGGCACGCGCGGGCCGCCGAAGGCGCGGCCCCGGCCGCCACCGCCTACCGCTGGCGCAACGTCGTCATCGGCGGCACCGGCTTCGTCACCGGCGTCCTCTTCCACCCCTCCGTCCGCGGCCTCGCCTACGCCCGCACCGACATCGGCGGGGCCTACCGCTGGGACCGCCGCGCCGCCCGCTGGGTCCCGCTCCTGGACCACCTCGGCTGGGACGACTGGAACCTCCTCGGCGTGGAGGCGATGGCCGTCGACCCCGCCCACCCGGACCGGCTGTACCTGGCCCTCGGCACCTACGCCCAGCCCTGGGCCGGCAACGGCGCCGTCCTGCGCTCGGCGGACCGCGGGGCCACCTGGCAGCGCACCGACCTCGCCGTCAAGCTGGGCGCCAACGAGGACGGCCGGGGCGCCGGCGAGCGCCTGCTGGTCGACCCGCGCGACAGCGACACCCTGTGGCTGGGCACCCGCCACGACGGGCTGCTCAAGTCCACCGACCGGGGCGCGACCTGGGCCCCGGCGACCGGCTTCCCGCCCGCCCCCACCGCCACCGGCCAGGGCGTCACGCTCCTGGTCGCCGCCGGCCGCGCGGTCTACGCCGGCTGGGGCGACGGCGGCGGCACCGCGCCGAACCTCTTCCGCACCCTCGACGGCACCACCTGGTCGCCCGTCCCCGGGCAGCCGGGCGGCGCCTTCGCCAAGGTCCCGATCCGGGCCGCGTACGACCGCCACACCCGCGAGCTGTACGTGACCTACGCCGACGCGCCCGGGCCCAACGGGCAGACCGACGGCAGCGTGCACAAGCTGGCCACCGGCACCGGCACGTGGACCGACGTCACGCCCGCGCGGCCCGACGGATCCGCCGACACCTTCGGCTACGGCGGGGTCGCCGTCGACGCCCGCCGCCCCGGCACCGTCGTGGTCTCCACCAACAACCGCTGGGCCGCGGTCGACACCCTGTACCGCACCACCGACGGCGGCCGCACCTGGACCTCCCTGAAGGACCGCGCCGTCCTCGACGTGTCCGAGACGCCCTACCTCGCGTGGGGCGAGGACCGGCCCAAGTTCGGCTGGTGGATCCAGGCCCTGGCGGTCGACCCCTACGACTCCCGGCACGTCGTCTACGGCACCGGAGCCACCCTCTACGGCACCCGGGACCTCACCCACTGGGCGCCGGAGATCCGCGGCCTGGAGGAGACGTCCGTGACCCAGCTCGTCTCCCCGCCCACCGGGCCGGCGCACCTGCTCAGCGGCTCCCGGGACATCGGCGTGATGTACCACGAGCGGCTCACCGCCTCGCCCTCGCGCGGCATGGCTACCAACCCCGTCTCCGGATCGGCGACCGGACTCGCCCAGGCGGCGCGCCGGCCGGCGTACGTCGTCCGGGCGGGCTGGGGCGACCACGGCAACGGCGCCCGCTCCACCGACGGCGGCCGCACCTGGACGCCCTTCGCGACCCAGCCCGCCATCGCCGAGGACGCCCCGGGGCCGATCGCCGCCAACGCCGACGGCAGCGTGCTGCTGTGGTCCTTCGTGCACTGGGACGGCACCAAGCACGCCGCCCACCGCTCGGAGGACGACGGCACCACCTGGCAGGAGGTCCCCACCTTCCCCAAGGGCGCCACACCGGTCGCCGACCCGGCCGACCCGGCCCGCTTCTACGCCTACGACACCGGCACGGGCACGCTGTACGCCAGCACCGACGGCGGCCTCACCTTCACCGCCCGCGCGAGCGGCCTGCCCGCCGGGGACGGCCAGTACGAGCTGGTCGCGGCGCCGGGCCGCTCCGGCGACCTGTGGCTGAGCACCAAGGAGAACGGGCTGTACCGCTCCACGGACGGCGGCGCCGCCTTCCGCGGGATCACCAGTTGCCGGGCCTGCCACACCCTCGGCTTCGGCAAGGCCGCCGACGGCGCCGCCTACCCGGCGCTCTACCAGGTCGGCTCCGTCCAGCCCGGCCTGATCGCCGTCTACCGCTCCGACGACGAGGCGAGGAGCTGGACGCGGATCAACGACGACGCCCACCAGTGGGGCTGGACCGGTGAGACGATCACCGGCGACCCCCGTGTCCACGGCCGCGTCTACCTCGCCACCAACGGGCGCGGCATCCAGTACGGGGAGCCGGTCTGA
- a CDS encoding extracellular solute-binding protein, whose product MTPNATPVSAAPSRRRFLASTAVAAAAVAGGMPLLTACGGGGGEGRKEGTTSGKEAKKILPTYVASNVVAPDIPAKNGSAAGFVEPIDLKNLKTAVPEKLGKGSKLKVMAPFWGTPPSNGNPYYRAMNEAIGVQVTWQNQDGNTYDEKLGAVLASSDIPDVVVVPGWNLNGKIPSAINAKFADLGEFLSGDKVKEYPNLAAVPTDAWQRSIFGGRLRAIPMPASYVTDIAPLYRKDIFDKEGYQPPASAADFLSWAKEATNARAEVWACDDMKWTAFTVFGVLPGSDKALWWNLVDGKLVNRVETEEYLEALEWTRKLYAAGVVHPDAKAGGNQGNAGNRFTAGQVLVYSQNISDLWGKTAEQRTHNKEFEMGAMDIWGHDGGDPTLWAVQPANIFTFVSKKASKEQIRDFLAIANYCASPYGTKEYMLTVFGVEGTDYTVKDGVPTKTPQGINEVNGAFDYTGDPAAYIAHPDLPEIARQQVEWQQRMGAFTKKSTFYGLTVTEPSRWATLADDFEQLEDDVVRGRKKIADVQRAVSDWKKQGGDDLRGWYQKLLDDNGSAS is encoded by the coding sequence ATGACACCGAACGCCACCCCCGTCTCCGCCGCCCCCAGCCGGAGAAGGTTCCTCGCCTCCACCGCGGTCGCCGCCGCGGCGGTGGCGGGCGGAATGCCGCTGCTCACCGCGTGCGGCGGCGGCGGTGGGGAGGGCCGCAAGGAGGGGACCACGTCGGGCAAGGAGGCCAAGAAGATCCTCCCGACGTACGTCGCGTCGAACGTGGTGGCGCCGGACATCCCGGCGAAGAACGGCTCCGCGGCCGGATTCGTCGAGCCGATCGACCTGAAGAACCTCAAGACCGCCGTGCCCGAGAAGCTGGGCAAGGGGAGCAAGCTGAAGGTCATGGCCCCGTTCTGGGGCACGCCGCCGTCCAACGGCAACCCGTACTACCGGGCCATGAACGAGGCCATCGGCGTCCAGGTCACCTGGCAGAACCAGGACGGCAACACCTACGACGAGAAACTCGGCGCCGTCCTCGCCTCCAGCGACATCCCGGACGTCGTGGTCGTCCCCGGCTGGAACCTGAACGGCAAGATACCGAGCGCGATCAACGCCAAGTTCGCCGACCTCGGCGAGTTCCTCTCCGGCGACAAGGTCAAGGAGTACCCGAACCTCGCGGCCGTCCCGACCGACGCCTGGCAGCGCTCCATCTTCGGCGGCCGGCTCCGGGCGATCCCCATGCCGGCCTCGTACGTCACCGACATCGCGCCCCTGTACCGCAAGGACATCTTCGACAAGGAGGGCTACCAGCCGCCGGCCTCGGCGGCCGACTTCCTCTCCTGGGCGAAGGAGGCCACCAACGCCCGGGCCGAGGTGTGGGCCTGCGACGACATGAAGTGGACCGCCTTCACCGTCTTCGGCGTGCTCCCCGGCAGCGACAAGGCGCTGTGGTGGAACCTCGTCGACGGCAAGCTGGTCAACCGCGTCGAGACCGAGGAGTACCTCGAAGCCCTGGAGTGGACCCGCAAGCTGTACGCGGCGGGAGTGGTCCACCCGGACGCCAAGGCCGGCGGCAACCAGGGCAACGCCGGCAACCGGTTCACCGCCGGCCAGGTCCTGGTCTACAGCCAGAACATCTCCGACCTGTGGGGCAAGACCGCCGAGCAGCGCACCCACAACAAGGAGTTCGAGATGGGCGCCATGGACATCTGGGGCCACGACGGCGGCGACCCGACGCTGTGGGCGGTCCAGCCCGCCAACATCTTCACCTTCGTCAGCAAGAAGGCGTCCAAGGAGCAGATCCGGGACTTCCTCGCCATCGCCAACTACTGCGCCTCGCCCTACGGCACCAAGGAGTACATGCTCACCGTCTTCGGCGTGGAGGGCACCGACTACACGGTGAAGGACGGCGTGCCCACCAAGACCCCCCAGGGCATCAACGAGGTCAACGGCGCCTTCGACTACACCGGTGACCCGGCCGCCTACATCGCCCACCCGGACCTGCCCGAGATCGCCCGGCAGCAGGTCGAGTGGCAGCAGCGCATGGGCGCCTTCACCAAGAAGTCCACCTTCTACGGCCTGACCGTCACCGAGCCCAGCCGCTGGGCCACCCTCGCCGACGACTTCGAGCAGCTCGAGGACGACGTCGTACGCGGCCGCAAGAAGATCGCCGACGTGCAGCGGGCCGTCTCCGACTGGAAGAAGCAGGGCGGCGACGACCTGCGCGGCTGGTACCAGAAGCTGCTCGACGACAACGGCTCGGCGAGCTGA
- a CDS encoding ABC transporter permease has protein sequence MSHSTVPRDSAEAKTSEEPAAPPGGAASSGAGRRAGKRPERKVSLRIRFRRDRTLILMTLPAVLLLLVFNYVPVLGNVVAFQDYDPYLSENGFVAIFESPWVGLEQFERVFADSEFWHAVQNTFVLFFLQLVLYFPVPIVLALLINSLIRPRVRAVAQAIMYLPHFFSWVLVVTVFQQIFGGAGIIAQTLRDHGYSGFDIMTDPGVFKYLVTMEMVWKDAGWGIIVFLAALSAVSNDLYEAAAMDGAGRWRRMWHITLPALRPVIALLLVLRVGDALTVGFEQLLLQRDAVGPDASEVLDTYVWWNGIRNQDFSYAAAAGLIKGVVGLTLVLVANKVAHLMGEQGVYKK, from the coding sequence GTGTCCCACAGCACGGTGCCTCGCGACAGCGCCGAGGCGAAGACATCCGAGGAGCCCGCGGCGCCGCCCGGCGGCGCGGCGAGCTCCGGGGCCGGACGGCGGGCCGGGAAGCGGCCGGAGCGGAAGGTCAGCCTCCGTATCCGCTTCCGGCGGGACCGGACGCTCATCCTGATGACGCTGCCGGCGGTCCTGCTGCTGCTCGTCTTCAACTACGTACCGGTCCTGGGCAACGTCGTCGCCTTCCAGGACTACGACCCCTATCTCAGCGAGAACGGCTTCGTCGCCATCTTCGAGAGCCCCTGGGTGGGCCTGGAGCAGTTCGAGCGGGTCTTCGCCGACTCGGAGTTCTGGCACGCGGTGCAGAACACCTTCGTGCTGTTCTTCCTCCAGCTCGTGCTCTACTTCCCGGTGCCGATCGTGCTCGCGCTGCTCATCAACAGCCTGATCAGGCCCCGGGTCCGGGCGGTCGCCCAGGCGATCATGTACCTGCCCCACTTCTTCTCGTGGGTGCTGGTGGTCACCGTCTTCCAGCAGATCTTCGGCGGTGCCGGGATCATCGCGCAGACCCTGCGCGACCACGGCTACAGCGGCTTCGACATCATGACCGACCCCGGTGTCTTCAAGTACCTGGTCACGATGGAGATGGTCTGGAAGGACGCCGGCTGGGGCATCATCGTCTTCCTCGCCGCCCTGTCCGCCGTGAGCAACGACCTGTACGAGGCCGCCGCCATGGACGGCGCCGGACGCTGGCGCCGCATGTGGCACATCACCCTGCCGGCGCTGCGGCCCGTCATCGCCCTGCTGCTGGTGCTGCGCGTGGGCGACGCCCTCACCGTCGGCTTCGAGCAGTTGCTGCTCCAGCGGGACGCGGTGGGACCGGACGCCTCCGAGGTGCTGGACACCTACGTGTGGTGGAACGGCATCCGCAACCAGGACTTCAGCTACGCGGCCGCCGCCGGACTGATCAAGGGCGTCGTCGGCCTGACCCTCGTCCTCGTGGCGAACAAGGTCGCCCACCTCATGGGCGAGCAGGGGGTGTACAAGAAGTGA